Proteins from one Rhizobium bangladeshense genomic window:
- a CDS encoding adenylate/guanylate cyclase domain-containing protein, with protein MTNHSLQRRLAAIVVADVVGYSRLMEADEAATLDNLRELRSGVIEPAVMRHNGRIFKVVGDGFLIEFGSAVDAVAAALEMQRGTSAVEASGDRRLLLRVGVNLGDVIDEASDVLGDGVNVAARLETQAAPGGICISASVHGEIVGKIAEQFFDAGERYLKNLTRPVHVWHWPDALQSILPLPENPSIAVLPFTNMSGNEADEPFVDGLTEDLITDLSRTAGLFVIARNSVYGYKGKPVDVRLVAQELGVRYVLEGSARRAMGRVRINAQLVDTLGGQHLWAERFDRTVEDVFELQDEVNAKIVEALVGRLTIPSPRNRPKNFEAYDLCVRARLLTEESPQTEREAYMLLQRAVKLEPSYAEALGLLAYNRWLAWTHFGEPEDPNRRMAVTSAQKAVDLDPNDAGCRYVLGTILAYERRWEESEAAFAKALELDPNHADTWAAMSDMSVLDGRIADGLAQIEKALRLNPYPACWYLCHLGQAQYAARNYEAAAATLRKKDTYRTNSRKFLAAALAQLGHHEEARREAELFLIAHPHFTIGHWISSQPLRDASVRDHFVDGFRKAGLPEA; from the coding sequence ATGACGAACCATTCTCTTCAGCGTCGCCTTGCCGCCATCGTCGTTGCCGATGTGGTGGGATATTCACGCCTGATGGAGGCTGATGAAGCCGCAACGCTTGATAACCTCAGGGAACTCCGTTCTGGCGTTATCGAGCCGGCTGTGATGCGTCACAATGGTCGCATCTTCAAGGTCGTGGGCGACGGCTTCCTGATCGAATTCGGCAGCGCGGTGGACGCGGTCGCAGCAGCGTTGGAAATGCAACGGGGCACCTCTGCCGTTGAGGCTTCCGGAGACCGGCGCCTGCTTTTACGCGTGGGCGTCAATCTCGGAGATGTCATTGACGAGGCTTCGGACGTCCTCGGCGATGGGGTCAATGTCGCGGCGCGCCTCGAGACGCAGGCCGCGCCAGGAGGTATCTGCATTTCTGCCAGCGTTCACGGCGAGATCGTCGGCAAGATCGCCGAGCAGTTCTTCGATGCAGGCGAACGCTACCTGAAGAACCTGACCCGCCCAGTCCACGTGTGGCATTGGCCGGATGCGCTGCAGAGCATATTGCCGCTGCCGGAAAATCCCTCGATCGCTGTATTGCCGTTCACGAATATGAGTGGGAATGAAGCGGACGAGCCTTTCGTCGACGGCTTGACTGAAGACCTGATCACCGACCTTTCCCGCACGGCTGGCCTGTTCGTCATCGCGCGTAATTCCGTGTACGGCTACAAGGGCAAGCCGGTCGACGTACGGCTCGTCGCCCAGGAACTCGGCGTCCGCTACGTCCTCGAGGGGAGTGCCAGACGCGCGATGGGCCGTGTCCGCATCAATGCCCAATTGGTCGACACGCTTGGCGGCCAGCACTTGTGGGCCGAACGGTTTGACAGGACGGTGGAAGATGTTTTCGAGTTGCAGGATGAGGTCAACGCCAAGATTGTTGAAGCTCTCGTCGGCCGGCTGACCATTCCGTCGCCGCGCAATCGGCCGAAGAACTTTGAGGCCTACGACCTGTGTGTGCGCGCCCGCCTGCTGACGGAAGAATCCCCGCAAACCGAGCGTGAGGCCTATATGCTGCTCCAGCGCGCGGTCAAGCTCGAGCCATCCTATGCCGAGGCGCTCGGTCTGCTCGCCTATAACCGTTGGCTAGCCTGGACTCATTTCGGCGAGCCCGAAGATCCTAACCGCCGGATGGCGGTGACATCAGCGCAGAAGGCGGTCGACCTGGATCCCAACGATGCCGGCTGCCGCTACGTTCTAGGGACCATCTTGGCTTATGAGCGGCGATGGGAGGAATCGGAGGCCGCCTTTGCCAAGGCCCTGGAGCTGGACCCCAACCACGCCGACACCTGGGCTGCCATGTCTGACATGTCCGTGCTGGACGGCAGGATTGCCGACGGACTGGCGCAGATCGAAAAAGCTCTGCGGCTCAATCCCTATCCAGCCTGCTGGTATCTTTGTCATCTTGGGCAGGCGCAATACGCTGCGCGTAACTATGAGGCGGCAGCCGCTACACTCCGCAAGAAAGACACGTATCGTACCAACTCACGCAAATTCCTGGCTGCTGCGCTTGCGCAGTTGGGCCACCATGAGGAGGCGCGGCGAGAAGCAGAATTGTTCCTGATCGCCCACCCTCATTTCACGATCGGTCATTGGATCAGCTCCCAGCCGCTGCGCGATGCATCCGTACGAGACCACTTTGTCGACGGCTTTCGAAAGGCTGGCCTGCCGGAGGCGTGA
- a CDS encoding protein kinase domain-containing protein, whose translation MRNDLIARYTIGEPVYENEFIVYPAEDKRMDRSVFIVAPDVALKLDKARFERVWTSINEAKSLTARRFVEIEDLIPPSPEDDNFYIVEKRPSKTLRQYLDETEMVAYDRAVEIGRHILEGLATLHGAGYAHNALTDQCIYVSEDYSGLSVRIGNLHLISKIGEHIIPPYAPEFGAPEIYASGTFSASAALDIYAMGMIAYKLFLPRQTYASVFDSVMVWEDEHQREQSWKNIHLDPSNILPRLDVLIPGFPEGLASLIERMLSRDPAQRPRTGADALGEFSRVTTGIQPMAWDPRGGMPQQPETPKRKKWTLAHLSMIGALLLICIGVGVVTIPKLLRPDPKLVADVGTWKKEAESRREKAIAAKAPERPSGDEAKLSYDAGAAALTEADALLKDEDYKKALPGYQKAAISLGKSLIAIAKQNAEKAKSAAAAAGGDKAPSFAEADGKMKAAADSAAAQKMHGAVDNYEAAKTAYDDLAKALTTLAAAERDAAAKRETVTRIGAGDSPDVAKASGLMTEAKAKAEQWQLPAAASGYGDAAKLFDALISDVMAAKGEATALKQKVTDLHASLTTRAGAADPTLAALAPKLIEADGRYTAEAYKLAISAYQPILADLEALSARGFCPVAPNVAFETIPAGSYSLDNVRLMTSSLQELGGMLGVANGAVKIEKSFCMQAKAVTRAEMAAYYTANSDLATAQAYAGNPEQPADDVPLAEAQNYTAWLSKQLNAPVHLPSATEWMASAVKLTTEKLPDNRDIILQWSATPCEAGGNVAFMAQEGSTFVVCSDASAGGIFRVSAELR comes from the coding sequence ATGAGAAATGATCTGATCGCCCGCTACACGATCGGCGAGCCGGTCTATGAGAACGAGTTCATCGTCTATCCGGCTGAGGACAAGCGGATGGATCGTTCGGTCTTCATCGTCGCGCCTGACGTGGCGCTGAAACTGGACAAGGCGCGCTTCGAGAGGGTCTGGACATCGATCAACGAGGCCAAATCGCTGACGGCGCGGCGCTTCGTCGAGATCGAGGATCTCATCCCGCCATCGCCGGAAGACGACAACTTCTATATCGTCGAGAAGCGGCCGTCGAAGACGCTGCGGCAGTATCTCGATGAAACCGAGATGGTCGCTTATGACCGCGCCGTCGAAATCGGCCGCCACATCCTCGAAGGGCTGGCGACGCTGCACGGGGCGGGTTACGCCCATAATGCGCTGACGGACCAGTGCATCTACGTGTCGGAGGATTATTCCGGCCTTTCGGTCAGGATCGGAAACCTGCACCTGATCTCCAAAATCGGCGAGCACATCATCCCGCCCTACGCGCCGGAATTCGGGGCGCCGGAGATCTACGCCAGCGGCACCTTCTCCGCCTCCGCGGCGCTCGATATCTACGCAATGGGCATGATCGCCTACAAGCTCTTCCTGCCGCGGCAGACCTATGCCAGCGTCTTCGACAGCGTCATGGTCTGGGAGGACGAACACCAGCGCGAGCAGAGCTGGAAGAACATCCATCTCGACCCGTCCAATATCCTCCCACGACTTGATGTGCTGATCCCCGGTTTTCCCGAGGGGCTGGCCAGCCTTATCGAAAGAATGCTGAGCCGCGACCCGGCCCAGCGCCCGCGCACGGGCGCCGATGCGCTCGGCGAATTCAGTCGCGTGACCACGGGCATCCAGCCGATGGCCTGGGATCCGCGCGGCGGCATGCCGCAACAGCCGGAAACCCCGAAACGGAAGAAATGGACGCTCGCGCATCTCTCGATGATCGGTGCGCTGCTTTTGATCTGCATCGGCGTCGGCGTCGTCACCATCCCGAAGCTGCTGCGCCCGGATCCAAAGCTCGTCGCCGATGTCGGCACCTGGAAGAAGGAAGCCGAAAGCCGCAGGGAAAAAGCGATCGCCGCCAAGGCGCCGGAACGCCCGTCCGGCGACGAGGCGAAGCTTTCCTATGATGCCGGCGCCGCGGCGCTGACCGAGGCCGATGCCTTGCTCAAGGACGAGGACTATAAGAAGGCTCTTCCGGGCTACCAGAAGGCGGCCATCAGCCTCGGCAAGTCCCTGATTGCCATTGCCAAGCAAAATGCCGAGAAAGCCAAATCAGCCGCTGCCGCCGCCGGCGGCGACAAGGCGCCGAGCTTTGCCGAGGCTGATGGCAAGATGAAGGCCGCCGCCGACAGCGCCGCCGCCCAGAAGATGCATGGCGCAGTCGACAACTATGAGGCCGCGAAAACGGCTTACGACGATCTCGCCAAGGCGCTGACCACGCTGGCTGCGGCCGAAAGGGACGCCGCGGCAAAACGCGAAACCGTCACCCGCATCGGCGCCGGCGATAGCCCCGATGTCGCCAAGGCGAGCGGCCTGATGACGGAGGCCAAGGCAAAGGCCGAGCAATGGCAGCTGCCGGCCGCGGCCTCGGGCTACGGCGACGCCGCCAAGCTGTTCGACGCGCTGATATCGGATGTCATGGCGGCCAAGGGTGAGGCGACGGCGCTCAAGCAGAAGGTCACCGATCTCCACGCCTCCCTGACGACACGCGCCGGTGCCGCCGATCCCACGCTTGCCGCACTGGCGCCGAAGTTGATCGAGGCCGATGGCCGCTACACCGCGGAGGCTTACAAGCTCGCCATATCAGCCTACCAGCCGATCCTTGCCGATCTCGAAGCGCTGTCGGCGCGCGGCTTCTGCCCAGTTGCGCCGAATGTCGCCTTCGAGACCATCCCCGCGGGCAGCTATTCGCTTGACAATGTCCGGCTGATGACCTCGTCGCTGCAGGAGCTCGGCGGCATGCTCGGCGTCGCCAACGGCGCCGTGAAGATCGAAAAATCCTTCTGCATGCAGGCCAAAGCCGTCACCCGCGCCGAGATGGCAGCGTATTACACCGCCAACTCGGACCTCGCCACAGCCCAGGCCTATGCCGGCAATCCCGAGCAGCCGGCCGACGACGTTCCGCTCGCCGAGGCGCAGAACTATACCGCCTGGCTGTCGAAACAGCTGAACGCCCCCGTCCACCTGCCTTCGGCGACGGAATGGATGGCGAGCGCCGTCAAGCTGACGACGGAAAAACTGCCCGACAACCGCGACATCATCCTGCAATGGAGCGCCACCCCCTGCGAGGCCGGCGGCAATGTCGCCTTCATGGCGCAAGAGGGCTCCACCTTCGTCGTCTGCTCGGATGCTTCGGCCGGCGGGATTTTTCGTGTCAGTGCTGAGCTGCGGTGA
- a CDS encoding serpin family protein has translation MTLAPAHAGDAETREVLAAQAGLAVDLIDRTLAKEGAANIMVSPASLAAALGLASLGASDAGKAAIARGLGFGDAVKGPEKVLDAMTPKTPAAADAPLASGVAIVFDDKLTLVPDALAMLADHRIRPSIEDLDGPQSVEHINGWVRQATRDAIPAIVATPPGGGFVSLGALSFKARWKTAFEAQSPPAPFRRPDGSTISVPMMHLAGDGQKFRADDRFAAVDLAYAGETYRMVVIAARSGVGGSDLKTLASWLQGEKFEPAKGEIFLPRFSLNDGRDFMPVLHAMGLTPEKAKDATFPGFTTENISLSRVLQKTMIKVDENGTEAAAATAVITERSIDPKLVRVTADARFAFALRDTKTGLFLAAGLIGDPLLAGE, from the coding sequence ATGACGCTGGCGCCGGCCCATGCGGGCGACGCCGAAACGAGAGAGGTCCTGGCCGCGCAGGCCGGGCTCGCAGTCGATCTGATCGACCGTACTCTGGCGAAGGAAGGGGCGGCAAACATCATGGTGTCGCCGGCAAGCCTTGCCGCCGCTCTGGGTCTTGCAAGCCTCGGCGCCTCGGATGCGGGCAAGGCGGCCATTGCCAGAGGTCTTGGTTTCGGCGATGCCGTAAAGGGACCGGAGAAGGTGCTCGACGCGATGACCCCGAAGACGCCGGCGGCGGCGGATGCGCCGCTGGCGTCAGGGGTTGCTATCGTCTTCGACGACAAACTGACGCTCGTTCCCGATGCCCTCGCCATGCTCGCCGATCACCGCATCAGGCCGTCGATCGAGGATCTCGATGGGCCGCAATCCGTCGAGCACATCAACGGCTGGGTCAGACAGGCGACGCGGGACGCCATCCCGGCGATCGTGGCAACCCCACCGGGCGGCGGCTTCGTCAGCCTCGGAGCTCTCTCCTTCAAAGCCCGCTGGAAAACCGCCTTTGAGGCTCAGAGCCCTCCAGCCCCTTTCCGGCGGCCGGACGGCTCGACGATCTCCGTGCCGATGATGCATCTTGCCGGTGATGGCCAGAAATTCCGCGCCGATGATCGTTTCGCAGCCGTCGACCTCGCCTATGCCGGTGAAACCTATCGTATGGTGGTGATCGCCGCCCGCTCCGGCGTTGGCGGTTCCGATCTCAAAACCCTTGCCTCCTGGCTCCAGGGCGAGAAATTCGAACCAGCCAAGGGCGAAATCTTCCTGCCCCGCTTTTCCCTCAATGACGGGCGTGATTTCATGCCGGTACTCCATGCGATGGGCCTGACGCCCGAAAAAGCCAAGGATGCGACCTTTCCGGGGTTCACCACGGAAAACATCAGCTTGTCGCGGGTCCTGCAGAAGACGATGATCAAGGTCGATGAGAACGGCACGGAAGCGGCGGCGGCAACGGCCGTTATCACCGAGCGGAGCATCGATCCGAAACTGGTCCGGGTGACAGCGGATGCCCGTTTCGCCTTCGCGCTCCGGGATACGAAGACCGGCCTCTTTCTGGCAGCCGGCCTGATCGGCGATCCGCTGTTGGCGGGCGAATAG